A region of Coccinella septempunctata chromosome 5, icCocSept1.1, whole genome shotgun sequence DNA encodes the following proteins:
- the LOC123313778 gene encoding protein peste-like → MKVKKYRCGLTAVSLSFIIVGATLAISSIKIYDVILKKVLDLTPGGILYKEWIKPPPSMTFDIYFFNWTNPEDFYNKSTKPIVTEVGPFRFDMLPERSNVTFNPSNDTLTYDLRRWYRFNEAESPFGLDTKVTILNQLSAAAAYKSQEMNFIMKASVSVSISSMTEVYMTRSVRELLFEGSQETMLDVFRKFPFGVSKDDIPERFGYFFGKNGSSDGTFNIGTGHGDKKLGMLFNWNGQNYTRFYGDSCNTVEGASADFFTDNIEKKTIFIYNPELCRRFPLDFVGKSTVHGIEGYRFEVGASLLDNGSTIAGNECFCADQCMRNGVFPATLCKGHANNFLSLPHFHKADPYYASLVEGMKPDPKKHNFYLVVEPTTGILLKMEARLQMSIFVTQFPSISMFREAPTLLFPIMRFQNSVKIPEVGAFSLGILLSLKGVVICIGSILVLIGTLIYLIFVFELGRKKDLIHEEDRYCLPEEINPLKEKQKEI, encoded by the exons ATGAAAGTCAAG aaatacaGATGTGGTTTAACCGCCGTATCCTTGTCGTTTATTATTGTAGGAGCAACTCTAGCAATTTCGAGCATCAAAATCTATGAcgttattctgaaaaaagtactaGATCTGACACCTGGAGGAATACTCTACAAAGAATGGATTAAACCACCACCAAGCATGACATtcgatatatatttttttaactgGACGAATCCTGAGGATTTCTACAACAAAAGTACCAAACCAATTGTTACTGAAGTGGGACCTTTCAGATTTGATATGCTCCCAGAACGAAGTAATGTAACCTTCAACCCTTCGAATGACACCCTCACGTATGATTTGAGGAGATGGTATAGGTTCAATGAGGCTGAATCACCTTTTGGTCTCGACACCAAAGTCACCATACTGAATCAGCTCTCAGCA GCAGCAGCATACAAATCGCAAGAGATGAATTTCATCATGAAGGCCAGTGTATCCGTGAGCATCAGTTCTATGACCGAGGTTTATATGACAAGAAGTGTTAGAGAGCTTCTGTTCGAAGGATCGCAAGAGACAATGCTCGACGTCTTCAGGAAATTTCCATTTGGTGTGTCCAAAGACGATATTCCTGAAAGATTCGGATACTTTTTTGGG aaaaatgGATCTAGTGATGGAACGTTCAACATAGGCACAGGACATGGAGACAAAAAGCTGGGGATGTTATTCAATTGGAATGGCCAAAACTACACTAGATTTTATGGGGACAGTTGTAACACTGTTGAAGGAGCCTCCGCTGATTTCTTCACAGACAACATTGAAAAAAAgactatatttatttataatccCGAATTATGTAGGAGATTCCCTCTTGACTTCGTAGGAAAAAGCACTGTTCATGGTATCGAGGGATATAGATTCGAAGTTGGTGCTTCATTGCTGGATAATG GATCCACAATCGCTGGTAACGAGTGTTTCTGTGCTGACCAATGCATGAGAAATGGCGTGTTTCCGGCAACTCTATGCAAAGGCCATGCAAATAATTTTCTATCCCTTCCACACTTTCACAAAGCAGATCCATATTACGCCAGTCTAGTGGAAGGAATGAAACCAGACCCCAAAAAACATAATTTCTACTTAGTGGTAGAACCT ACCACAGGTATTCTCTTGAAGATGGAAGCCAGACTACAGATGAGCATATTTGTTACACAATTTCCATCAATCAG TATGTTCAGAGAGGCCCCTACCTTGCTCTTTCCAATCATGAGGTTCCAGAACAGTGTTAAGATACCGGAAGTTGGTGCTTTTTCATTGGGAATACTCTTGAGCCTTAAAGGCGTGGTGATTTGCATTGGTTCCATTCTTGTACTGATAGGAACGCTCATTTACCTGATATTTGTATTCGAATTAGGTAGGAAGAAGGATTTGATACATGAAGAAGACCGATACTGCCTGCCAGAAGAAATAAACCCTctcaaagaaaaacaaaaagaaatatgA